Proteins encoded in a region of the Rhizobium sp. CC-YZS058 genome:
- the lptM gene encoding LPS translocon maturation chaperone LptM — MPSRPQRPRLSSLGATALLAAALTLALSGCGRKGDLDPPSTPAAAVNQKGNDTNKTVPERRFFLDPLL; from the coding sequence ATGCCCTCCCGGCCCCAGCGCCCCCGGCTTTCCTCTCTCGGCGCAACGGCGCTTCTTGCCGCCGCTCTGACGCTCGCGCTGTCCGGCTGCGGCCGCAAGGGCGATCTCGATCCGCCGAGCACGCCGGCCGCCGCTGTGAACCAGAAGGGCAACGACACCAACAAGACCGTGCCGGAGCGGCGCTTCTTCCTGGATCCGCTGCTCTAG
- a CDS encoding HNH endonuclease, with the protein MTIAVSPQALPALVLNADYRPLSYYPLSLWSWQDAIKAVFLDRVVILAEYEHQVSSPSFSMKLPSVVCLKSYVQPSRHPAFTRFNVFLRDRFECQYCGSTDDLTFDHVIPRCCGGQTTWENVVAACSPCNLRKGGKMPRQAGMFPHQKPYHPTVQDLHNNGRLFPPNFLHESWMDYLYWDVELQP; encoded by the coding sequence TTGACGATTGCAGTCTCACCTCAGGCTCTCCCGGCGCTCGTGCTGAACGCCGACTACAGGCCGCTGAGTTATTACCCCTTGTCGCTCTGGTCCTGGCAGGACGCGATCAAGGCCGTTTTTCTTGACCGTGTCGTCATCCTGGCCGAGTACGAGCATCAGGTTTCCTCTCCCAGCTTCTCGATGAAGCTGCCGAGCGTCGTCTGTCTCAAGAGCTATGTGCAGCCGTCGCGGCATCCGGCCTTCACGCGCTTCAACGTCTTCCTGCGCGACCGTTTCGAATGCCAGTATTGCGGCTCGACGGACGACCTGACCTTCGATCATGTGATCCCGCGCTGCTGCGGCGGGCAGACCACATGGGAAAACGTCGTGGCCGCCTGCTCGCCCTGCAATCTGCGCAAGGGCGGCAAGATGCCTCGACAGGCCGGCATGTTCCCGCATCAGAAGCCGTATCACCCGACCGTGCAGGACCTGCACAACAACGGCCGCCTTTTCCCGCCGAACTTCCTGCATGAAAGCTGGATGGACTATCTCTACTGGGATGTCGAATTGCAGCCCTGA
- a CDS encoding disulfide bond formation protein B, with protein sequence MTLPSSSAGFSARRSPALLYATLVTLGMAVTVGIALGFEHLGGYIPCALCLMQREPYYFGIPVGLLAMLSAAFGMPRWLTRLLLLVIVVMMLVGGGIGVYHAGAEWGFWEGPASCSTTAQGISSNVGDLLGDLDSKHGPSCTSAALRVLGLSFAGWNVLASLGLAAIAAIGIAKAR encoded by the coding sequence ATGACCCTTCCATCCTCGTCCGCCGGCTTTTCGGCCCGCCGTTCGCCGGCCCTCCTCTATGCCACGCTCGTCACGCTCGGCATGGCGGTCACCGTCGGCATCGCGCTCGGATTCGAGCATCTCGGCGGTTACATCCCGTGCGCGCTCTGCCTCATGCAGCGCGAGCCCTATTATTTCGGCATTCCGGTCGGCCTGCTGGCCATGCTCAGCGCCGCCTTCGGCATGCCGCGTTGGCTGACGCGGCTGCTGCTTCTCGTCATCGTGGTGATGATGCTCGTCGGCGGTGGCATCGGCGTCTATCACGCCGGAGCGGAATGGGGCTTTTGGGAAGGGCCTGCCAGCTGCTCCACCACGGCGCAGGGCATTTCCTCCAATGTCGGCGATCTGCTCGGCGATCTCGACAGCAAGCACGGGCCCTCCTGCACCAGCGCCGCATTGCGGGTGCTGGGGCTCTCCTTCGCGGGATGGAACGTTCTGGCTAGCCTGGGGCTCGCCGCCATCGCTGCGATCGGGATCGCAAAGGCCCGGTAA
- the lysA gene encoding diaminopimelate decarboxylase, with product MNHFDYRDGVLHAEDVSLLDIARAVGTPFYCYSTATLERHYQVFASAFAEVDSLVCYAMKANSNQAVLKTLGRLGAGIDVVSGGELARALAAGIPASRIMFSGVGKTAGEMDMALEAGIYCFNVESEPELEVLNARAVRLNMRAPVSFRINPDVDARTHAKISTGKKENKFGIAYERARAVYAHAATLPGIQVTGIDMHIGSQITELQPFDDAFRLLKTLVETLRADGHEIEHVDVGGGLGVPYKDDNQPPPLPDAYAAIVKTQLSGLNCRIVMEPGRLIVGNAGVLVTEVIYVKDGGSKTFVIVDAAMNDLIRPTLYDAYHEIRPVRIQAANAPRITADIVGPVCETGDYLALDREMAMPKPGDLFSVSTAGAYGAVQAGTYNSRLLVPEVLVKGDRFHVIRPRKTIEDLIGLDSLPDWFD from the coding sequence GTGAACCACTTCGATTATCGTGATGGCGTTCTCCATGCCGAGGATGTTTCGCTTCTCGACATTGCGCGCGCCGTGGGCACGCCCTTCTACTGCTATTCGACCGCAACGCTCGAGCGGCATTACCAGGTCTTCGCCAGCGCCTTCGCCGAAGTGGATTCGCTGGTCTGCTATGCGATGAAGGCCAATTCCAACCAGGCAGTGCTGAAGACGCTCGGTCGGCTCGGCGCCGGCATCGACGTCGTCTCGGGCGGCGAGCTGGCGCGCGCGCTGGCCGCCGGCATTCCCGCATCGCGCATCATGTTCTCCGGTGTCGGCAAGACGGCGGGCGAGATGGACATGGCGCTCGAAGCCGGCATCTACTGTTTCAACGTCGAGTCCGAGCCGGAGCTCGAAGTGCTGAATGCCCGCGCCGTGCGGCTGAACATGCGCGCGCCGGTGTCCTTCCGCATCAATCCGGACGTCGATGCCCGCACGCATGCCAAGATTTCGACCGGCAAGAAGGAAAACAAGTTCGGCATCGCCTACGAACGCGCCCGCGCGGTCTATGCCCATGCCGCCACCCTGCCCGGCATCCAGGTAACGGGCATCGATATGCATATCGGCAGCCAGATCACCGAGCTGCAGCCCTTCGACGACGCCTTCCGGCTCTTGAAGACGCTGGTGGAAACCCTGCGTGCCGACGGCCACGAGATCGAGCATGTCGATGTCGGCGGCGGTCTCGGCGTGCCCTACAAGGACGACAACCAGCCGCCGCCGCTGCCCGATGCCTATGCGGCCATCGTCAAGACCCAGCTGAGCGGCCTCAACTGCCGGATCGTCATGGAGCCGGGGCGGTTGATCGTCGGCAATGCCGGCGTGCTTGTGACCGAGGTCATCTACGTCAAGGATGGCGGCTCGAAGACCTTCGTCATCGTCGATGCCGCTATGAACGATCTGATCCGCCCGACACTCTACGACGCCTATCACGAGATCCGGCCGGTAAGGATCCAGGCCGCGAACGCGCCGCGAATCACCGCCGATATCGTCGGCCCCGTCTGCGAAACCGGCGACTATCTGGCGCTCGACCGCGAAATGGCCATGCCGAAGCCGGGCGATCTGTTCTCCGTCAGCACCGCGGGCGCTTATGGCGCGGTGCAGGCCGGAACCTACAATTCGCGGCTTCTGGTGCCGGAAGTGCTGGTGAAGGGCGACCGTTTCCACGTCATCCGCCCGCGAAAGACGATCGAGGACCTGATCGGCCTCGACTCCCTGCCGGACTGGTTCGACTGA
- a CDS encoding 3-hydroxybutyryl-CoA dehydrogenase: MIKNVGVVGAGQMGCGIAQVSAMAGYRVHIYDVSPERIETGLATINGNMARQVASGKLTDEDRKKALALIKGSVDLNDLSPADLVIEAATEDETVKRRIYGQICPVLKAETILATNTSSLSITRLASATDRPERFMGIHFMNPVPVMKLVELVRGIATEEETFSTAKAFVSTLDKTITVAEDFPAFIVNRILLPMINEAIYTLYEGVGSVDAIDTAMKLGANHPMGPLQLADFIGLDTCLSIMQVLHDGLADSKYRPCPLLVKYVEAGWLGRKSGRGFYDYRGETPVPTR; encoded by the coding sequence ATGATCAAGAATGTCGGAGTAGTCGGCGCCGGACAGATGGGCTGCGGCATTGCACAGGTTTCGGCAATGGCCGGGTACCGGGTGCATATCTATGATGTCTCGCCCGAACGGATCGAGACCGGGCTGGCGACGATCAACGGCAACATGGCGCGCCAGGTCGCGTCCGGCAAGCTGACCGACGAGGACCGCAAGAAGGCGCTCGCCCTGATCAAGGGCTCGGTCGACCTGAACGATCTTTCCCCTGCCGACCTCGTCATCGAAGCTGCGACGGAAGACGAGACGGTCAAGCGCCGGATCTATGGCCAGATCTGTCCGGTGCTGAAGGCGGAAACCATCCTCGCCACCAACACGTCCTCGCTCTCCATCACCCGTCTTGCCTCCGCCACGGACCGGCCGGAACGCTTCATGGGCATCCACTTCATGAACCCGGTCCCGGTGATGAAGCTGGTCGAACTGGTGCGCGGCATCGCCACGGAGGAGGAAACCTTCTCTACCGCCAAGGCCTTCGTCTCGACGCTCGACAAGACGATCACCGTGGCGGAGGACTTTCCGGCCTTCATCGTCAACCGCATCCTCCTGCCGATGATCAACGAGGCGATCTATACGCTCTACGAAGGTGTCGGCAGTGTCGACGCGATCGATACGGCGATGAAGCTCGGCGCCAACCACCCGATGGGTCCGCTGCAGCTGGCCGATTTCATCGGCCTCGATACCTGCCTTTCGATCATGCAGGTGCTGCATGACGGGCTGGCCGACTCGAAGTATCGCCCCTGCCCGCTCCTGGTCAAATATGTCGAAGCCGGCTGGCTCGGCCGCAAATCCGGCCGCGGCTTCTACGACTATCGCGGAGAAACCCCGGTGCCCACGCGCTAA
- a CDS encoding YqaA family protein produces the protein MLRRLYDWTMSLAARKSAEVWLAIIAFVESSIFLVPADVLFLPMALARPQRAWRYALIATVASVLGGIAGWYLGHYAYEAIAKPILAFYGKLEAFEQLKNSVGYETLVLLLVTSGLAHLPPIKVVTILSGAANINLGLFIVSAIIARGARFYLIAWLLKRYGEDIRHFIEKRLGLLAGIVAAVLIVIFVGYRLFI, from the coding sequence ATGCTGCGTCGCCTGTACGACTGGACCATGTCGCTTGCCGCCCGCAAATCCGCGGAAGTCTGGCTGGCGATCATCGCATTCGTCGAGAGCTCGATCTTCCTTGTTCCCGCCGACGTGCTGTTCCTGCCGATGGCGCTGGCGCGGCCGCAGCGCGCTTGGCGCTATGCGCTGATCGCGACCGTCGCCTCCGTCCTCGGGGGCATTGCCGGCTGGTATCTCGGCCATTACGCCTATGAGGCCATCGCCAAGCCGATCCTCGCCTTCTACGGCAAGCTGGAAGCCTTCGAGCAGCTCAAGAATTCGGTCGGCTACGAGACGCTGGTGTTGCTGCTCGTCACCTCCGGTCTGGCGCATCTGCCGCCGATCAAGGTGGTGACGATCCTGTCCGGCGCCGCCAACATCAATCTCGGCCTGTTCATCGTCTCCGCGATCATTGCGCGCGGGGCGCGGTTCTATCTTATCGCCTGGCTCCTGAAGCGCTATGGTGAAGACATCCGCCATTTCATCGAGAAGCGTCTCGGTCTGCTGGCGGGCATCGTGGCGGCCGTGCTGATCGTGATTTTCGTCGGCTACCGCCTGTTCATCTGA
- the tlpA gene encoding thiol:disulfide interchange protein TlpA — protein sequence MTEKTTRRSTVGLLSVAALLGVLAGAAGVYVMESRSGNGAATQTADAGQCAASKDRIARLTPLMKGQAAAMAPVDPPRRLDQLTFKDGSGAERRIADFAGRSVLLNLWATWCVPCREEMPALDALEKAEGNDRFEVVAVNIDTGGDEKPRAFLSETGVSALKPYRDSSMGIFNALKREGLAFGLPVTLLIDDQGCLLSAMNGPASWDSADGRALVTAVRDGGPASP from the coding sequence ATGACAGAAAAGACCACGCGCCGTTCCACCGTCGGATTGCTCTCGGTCGCCGCGCTTCTGGGCGTGCTGGCCGGAGCGGCAGGGGTATACGTGATGGAAAGCCGGTCTGGCAATGGCGCCGCCACGCAAACGGCCGATGCCGGCCAGTGCGCCGCGTCGAAGGACCGGATCGCGCGCCTGACCCCACTGATGAAGGGCCAGGCGGCGGCCATGGCGCCGGTCGACCCGCCCCGCCGCCTCGACCAGCTGACCTTCAAGGATGGCAGCGGCGCCGAGCGGCGCATCGCGGATTTTGCCGGACGGAGCGTGCTGCTCAACCTGTGGGCCACATGGTGCGTGCCGTGCCGGGAGGAAATGCCGGCCCTGGACGCGCTGGAGAAGGCCGAAGGCAACGACCGGTTCGAGGTCGTGGCGGTCAATATCGATACGGGCGGCGACGAGAAGCCGCGGGCCTTCCTGTCCGAAACTGGCGTGTCCGCGCTCAAACCCTATCGCGATTCCTCGATGGGCATCTTCAATGCCTTGAAGCGCGAGGGCCTCGCCTTCGGCCTGCCCGTGACCCTGCTGATCGACGATCAGGGCTGCCTGCTCTCCGCCATGAACGGCCCGGCAAGCTGGGACAGTGCCGATGGCCGGGCTCTGGTGACGGCGGTGCGCGATGGCGGGCCGGCAAGCCCCTAA
- the argH gene encoding argininosuccinate lyase, with protein sequence MAEQSTESKTSNAMWGGRFASGPAAVMEEINASIDFDKKLYAQDIRGSIAHATMLAAQGIISQADRQAIVDGLTTIQSEIEAGSFEFSRRLEDIHMNVESRLAALIGPAAGRLHTARSRNDQVALDFRLWVKEELQRTETALSGLIAAFLDRAEEHADTVMPGFTHLQTAQPVTFGHHCMAYVEMFGRDRQRVRHAMEHLDESPIGAAALAGTGFAIDRHMTAAALGFREPTRNSIDTVSDRDFALEFLSIAAITAVHLSRLAEEIVIWSTPQFGFVRLSDAFSTGSSIMPQKKNPDAAELVRAKTGRINGSLIALLTVMKGLPLAYSKDMQEDKEQVFDAAESLELALAAMTGMVRDLHVATDRMKAAAGSGYSTATDLADWLVREAGLPFRDAHHVTGRAVAMAEAKGCDLASLSLDELQTLHPGITAGIFDVLSVEASVASRTSYGGTAPSEVRRQIAWWRARN encoded by the coding sequence ATGGCGGAGCAGTCAACCGAGTCGAAGACCTCGAACGCGATGTGGGGCGGCCGCTTCGCCTCCGGTCCCGCCGCGGTGATGGAGGAGATAAACGCCTCGATCGACTTCGACAAGAAGCTCTATGCCCAGGATATTCGCGGCTCGATCGCGCATGCCACCATGCTGGCCGCACAGGGCATCATCTCGCAGGCGGACAGGCAAGCCATCGTCGACGGCCTGACGACCATCCAAAGCGAGATCGAGGCCGGCAGCTTCGAATTCTCCCGGCGGCTCGAAGACATTCACATGAATGTCGAATCGCGGCTGGCGGCCCTGATCGGTCCCGCTGCCGGCCGCCTGCACACGGCCCGCTCGCGCAACGACCAGGTGGCCCTCGATTTCCGCCTGTGGGTCAAGGAAGAGCTGCAGCGCACCGAAACGGCGCTGAGCGGCCTCATCGCCGCTTTCCTCGACCGGGCGGAAGAACATGCCGATACGGTCATGCCGGGCTTTACCCATCTCCAGACCGCCCAGCCGGTCACCTTCGGCCATCACTGCATGGCCTATGTCGAAATGTTCGGTCGTGACCGCCAGCGCGTCCGCCACGCCATGGAGCATCTGGACGAAAGCCCGATCGGCGCCGCCGCTCTCGCCGGCACCGGCTTTGCGATCGACCGCCACATGACGGCTGCGGCACTCGGCTTCCGCGAGCCGACCCGCAATTCGATCGATACGGTCTCCGATCGCGACTTCGCCCTGGAGTTCCTGTCGATCGCCGCCATCACCGCCGTGCATCTTTCGCGCCTGGCGGAAGAGATCGTCATCTGGTCGACGCCGCAATTCGGCTTCGTCCGGCTGTCCGATGCCTTCTCGACCGGCTCTTCCATCATGCCGCAGAAGAAGAACCCGGATGCGGCCGAGCTGGTCCGCGCCAAGACGGGCCGCATCAACGGCTCGCTCATTGCGCTCCTGACCGTGATGAAGGGCCTGCCGCTCGCCTATTCCAAGGACATGCAGGAAGACAAGGAACAGGTCTTCGATGCCGCCGAAAGCCTGGAACTGGCGCTGGCCGCCATGACCGGCATGGTGCGCGACTTGCACGTCGCGACCGACCGCATGAAGGCCGCCGCCGGCTCGGGCTATTCGACCGCCACCGACCTTGCCGACTGGCTGGTCCGCGAAGCCGGCCTGCCCTTCCGCGATGCCCATCACGTCACGGGCCGCGCGGTCGCCATGGCGGAAGCCAAGGGCTGCGATCTGGCAAGCCTGTCGCTGGACGAGCTGCAGACGCTCCACCCGGGGATCACCGCCGGCATCTTCGATGTTCTGAGCGTCGAGGCCTCGGTCGCGAGCCGTACCTCCTATGGCGGGACGGCGCCTTCGGAAGTCCGCCGGCAGATCGCCTGGTGGCGCGCGCGCAACTGA